A window of Staphylococcus sp. 17KM0847 contains these coding sequences:
- a CDS encoding ABC transporter ATP-binding protein, translating into MKVFRELAWFFKREKWRYMIALIALVITTFCSLIPPQIIGAVIDHITDGTLTPKLLTLYLLMIASLGIVIYVLRFISRMQLFGASAKLGRILRERLYSKYTYMSPSFYQKYRTGDLMAHATNDIRAVQSTAGVGVITISDALITGGMTLIMMATTVSVKLTLIAILPLPILVIATNYYGRLLHKTFKKAQAAFSQLNDKTQESISGIKVTKSFGYELEDEEDFRQLSDRVVAKNMKVAKIDALFDPTIQLVLGASYLLSMIFGAMMTMQGEVTIGGLVTFTTYLSMLVWPLLALGFFFNIIQRGNASYERIRQIESVEDDVDTEAKTDVAPTGHITFNMGVFRFEDDTEARLHEVVFEVKQGMTVGIVGSTGSGKSLLIRLLLREFDTMRPEDIQYGERAIREYPIDTLRAQFGYVPQDHFLFSSTIRENIAFGDPKCSDEILYEASRISQIHSDIMALPHGYETVVGERGVSLSGGQKQRISIARALIKSPEVLILDDSLSAVDAQTEAAILKNLKRERNGKTNIITAHRMSAVMHADLIIVMKNGTIVERGTHETLLEEKGWYAETFHAQAMQDHYQQSLTQQVERGRQYGKTFE; encoded by the coding sequence ATGAAAGTCTTTAGAGAGTTAGCTTGGTTTTTTAAGCGAGAGAAGTGGCGTTATATGATTGCGCTCATTGCACTGGTCATCACAACTTTTTGTAGCTTAATCCCACCACAAATTATTGGAGCGGTGATCGATCATATTACAGATGGTACGTTGACACCGAAGCTGCTTACCTTATATTTATTAATGATTGCCAGCTTAGGTATCGTTATTTATGTATTGCGTTTTATATCTCGGATGCAGCTGTTTGGTGCAAGTGCAAAGTTGGGGCGTATTTTACGTGAGCGTCTATATTCTAAATATACATATATGAGTCCGTCTTTTTATCAAAAATATCGTACAGGCGACTTAATGGCACATGCAACGAACGATATTCGAGCAGTTCAAAGTACGGCAGGTGTTGGTGTTATCACGATTAGTGATGCACTCATTACAGGTGGAATGACGTTAATCATGATGGCGACGACAGTGAGCGTGAAACTCACATTGATCGCAATACTCCCATTACCTATTTTGGTGATAGCGACCAACTATTATGGGCGATTACTGCATAAAACGTTTAAAAAAGCACAAGCAGCGTTCAGCCAACTGAATGACAAAACACAAGAAAGCATTTCAGGAATCAAAGTGACGAAATCATTTGGTTATGAACTGGAAGATGAAGAAGATTTTCGCCAATTAAGTGATCGCGTTGTTGCAAAAAATATGAAAGTGGCTAAGATTGATGCGTTATTCGATCCGACTATTCAACTGGTATTAGGTGCAAGTTATTTATTAAGCATGATATTTGGCGCGATGATGACGATGCAGGGAGAGGTGACTATTGGAGGGCTTGTGACCTTTACGACGTATTTAAGTATGCTAGTATGGCCATTATTAGCGTTAGGCTTTTTCTTTAATATTATACAGCGAGGCAATGCATCTTATGAGCGTATTCGTCAGATTGAAAGTGTCGAAGATGATGTAGATACAGAAGCAAAAACAGATGTTGCTCCAACAGGTCATATTACGTTTAATATGGGTGTATTTCGTTTTGAAGATGATACTGAAGCAAGGTTGCATGAGGTTGTTTTTGAAGTGAAGCAGGGTATGACAGTAGGAATTGTTGGCAGTACAGGTTCAGGGAAAAGTTTATTGATTCGGTTATTACTTCGCGAATTCGATACGATGCGTCCAGAAGATATTCAATATGGGGAGCGAGCAATTCGTGAATATCCCATCGATACATTGCGAGCACAGTTTGGTTACGTACCACAAGATCACTTTTTATTTTCATCAACAATTCGTGAAAACATCGCATTTGGAGATCCAAAGTGTTCAGACGAAATACTATATGAAGCGAGTCGAATAAGTCAAATTCATAGTGATATTATGGCACTTCCTCATGGGTATGAAACGGTTGTAGGTGAGCGAGGGGTATCATTATCTGGTGGACAAAAACAGCGTATTTCTATTGCAAGAGCGTTAATCAAGTCACCAGAAGTACTCATTTTAGATGATTCATTGTCAGCAGTCGATGCTCAAACAGAAGCAGCCATTTTGAAAAATTTGAAGCGTGAACGGAATGGTAAGACAAATATTATTACAGCGCATCGCATGAGTGCTGTGATGCATGCGGATTTAATTATTGTGATGAAAAATGGGACGATTGTTGAGAGAGGCACACATGAAACATTACTTGAAGAGAAGGGATGGTATGCAGAGACATTCCATGCTCAAGCAATGCAGGATCATTATCAACAAAGCTTAACGCAACAAGTAGAGAGGGGGCGTCAATATGGCAAAACATTCGAATGA
- a CDS encoding 6-carboxytetrahydropterin synthase: MSRFSHLHPPTTYACHHKTLIVLKHFTFVCDNRIYFSDDHYIDLEDHPYTLDIELYATTDTQGIAVDFHQIDQIYHQYLEPLLEGQLLNDTLPVMNTTAENIAYWAWLRFEKYLPQVVQLNTLTLYEIPEQGIKLTRSIMAQ; the protein is encoded by the coding sequence ATGTCTCGATTTTCTCATCTCCATCCCCCTACAACATATGCCTGTCATCATAAAACGCTTATCGTCTTAAAACATTTTACGTTTGTATGTGATAATCGTATTTATTTCTCAGATGATCACTATATCGACTTAGAAGATCATCCGTACACATTAGATATTGAACTCTATGCTACAACAGATACGCAAGGCATTGCTGTGGACTTCCATCAAATCGATCAAATCTACCATCAATATCTCGAACCTTTACTCGAAGGACAACTCCTGAATGATACATTACCTGTTATGAATACAACTGCAGAAAATATTGCTTATTGGGCTTGGTTACGCTTTGAAAAATATTTGCCCCAAGTCGTACAACTCAACACGCTTACACTCTATGAAATACCTGAACAGGGCATTAAATTAACACGCAGTATTATGGCACAATAA
- the trpA gene encoding tryptophan synthase subunit alpha has protein sequence MSKQFVAYIMGDTDFVAHLKLLEQAGVDYVEIGIPFSDPVADGPVIMSAGQRAIQQGMTAKRILSELNAQQHQLQVNYLLMTYMHTIETYGEAAFIHDAEQAGVYGLIIPDMPAEYIADMKARYPDRKLKFISLIAMTAEQTRSEQIAREAEGFIYTVTMNQITGQNGAFHPELQAKIQRIRRCSNVPVFTGFGIRTPEHIEQLAPFADGVIIGSEIVQRLEEQSREEVLHYLQTIRQTLDRIQS, from the coding sequence ATGAGTAAACAATTTGTAGCTTATATTATGGGAGATACTGATTTTGTAGCACATCTTAAACTTTTAGAACAAGCAGGTGTTGATTATGTTGAAATTGGTATCCCCTTTTCAGATCCAGTTGCGGATGGACCTGTCATTATGTCAGCCGGGCAACGTGCAATTCAACAAGGAATGACTGCAAAGCGTATTTTATCGGAGTTGAATGCGCAACAACATCAATTGCAAGTCAACTATTTATTGATGACTTATATGCATACTATTGAAACATATGGAGAAGCGGCATTTATTCATGATGCCGAACAAGCAGGAGTCTATGGTTTGATTATTCCAGATATGCCAGCGGAATATATTGCAGATATGAAAGCACGCTATCCAGATAGAAAATTAAAGTTTATTTCATTAATTGCAATGACAGCTGAACAAACACGTAGTGAACAGATTGCACGTGAAGCAGAAGGGTTTATTTATACCGTGACAATGAATCAAATTACAGGACAAAATGGAGCGTTTCATCCAGAACTACAAGCGAAGATACAGCGTATTCGTCGTTGTAGTAACGTACCAGTATTTACAGGATTCGGTATTCGAACACCAGAACATATTGAACAGCTGGCTCCATTTGCGGATGGTGTGATTATTGGTAGTGAGATTGTACAGCGCTTGGAGGAGCAATCACGAGAAGAAGTATTACACTACTTACAAACCATTCGCCAAACTTTAGATCGTATTCAATCATAA
- the trpB gene encoding tryptophan synthase subunit beta, with protein sequence MTKIQLEADHNGFFGQYGGRYVPETLMPAILELKEAYEIAKKDEAFQALYHRYLKDYVGRQSPLTYAETLTKQLGGAKIYLKREDLNHTGAHKINNALGQALLAQRMGKKKLVAETGAGQHGVASATVAALFDMELVVFMGEEDIRRQQLNVFRMELLGAKVIPVTDGQGTLSDAVNKALQYWVAHVEDTHYLLGSALGPDPFPTIVRDFQRVIGDEIKEQVAEKEGCLPDAVVACIGGGSNAIGTFYPFIEDEGVKLYGVEAAGEGENTQRHALALNCGDVGILHGSKMFIIQDEQHQIAQAHSISAGLDYPGVGPEHSYYHDIGRVDYVAATDDEAMQALVRFSRAEGIIPAIESAHAISYVEKLAPQMQSDEIIVVTVSGRGDKDMETIRTYMSEQEDKTYE encoded by the coding sequence ATGACAAAAATTCAGTTAGAAGCAGATCACAATGGTTTTTTCGGACAATACGGTGGACGTTATGTTCCTGAAACATTGATGCCAGCCATTTTAGAGTTAAAAGAAGCCTATGAAATAGCGAAGAAAGATGAGGCATTTCAAGCGTTATATCATCGTTATTTGAAAGACTATGTGGGGCGTCAATCCCCGCTAACATACGCAGAAACACTGACCAAACAATTGGGAGGCGCCAAGATATATTTAAAACGTGAAGACTTAAATCATACAGGTGCACATAAAATCAACAATGCGTTAGGACAAGCTTTATTAGCACAACGTATGGGCAAGAAAAAGCTTGTTGCGGAAACAGGAGCTGGGCAACATGGTGTAGCAAGTGCAACAGTAGCAGCACTGTTCGATATGGAGTTGGTTGTCTTTATGGGCGAAGAAGATATCAGACGTCAACAATTGAATGTTTTTCGAATGGAGTTACTCGGTGCCAAAGTTATCCCTGTAACAGATGGTCAAGGTACGTTATCAGATGCGGTGAATAAAGCTCTACAATACTGGGTGGCACATGTTGAGGATACACACTATTTATTAGGTTCGGCATTAGGGCCAGATCCTTTTCCAACGATAGTCCGTGATTTTCAACGTGTTATTGGCGATGAGATTAAAGAACAAGTTGCAGAAAAGGAAGGATGTCTGCCTGATGCAGTTGTCGCATGTATCGGTGGAGGATCCAATGCAATTGGTACGTTTTATCCATTTATCGAGGATGAAGGTGTCAAGCTGTATGGTGTAGAAGCGGCAGGAGAGGGTGAAAATACTCAACGACACGCATTAGCACTCAACTGTGGTGATGTAGGGATATTGCACGGTTCTAAGATGTTTATTATACAGGATGAGCAACATCAAATTGCACAGGCACATTCGATTTCGGCAGGTTTAGATTATCCGGGTGTGGGTCCTGAACATAGCTATTATCATGATATTGGTCGTGTCGATTATGTTGCTGCAACAGATGATGAAGCGATGCAAGCTCTGGTTCGCTTTTCGAGAGCAGAAGGAATTATTCCCGCGATTGAAAGCGCACATGCAATCAGCTATGTTGAGAAACTTGCACCACAAATGCAATCAGATGAGATTATTGTTGTTACTGTCTCAGGACGTGGTGATAAAGATATGGAGACGATTCGAACATATATGAGCGAACAGGAGGATAAAACATATGAGTAA
- a CDS encoding phosphoribosylanthranilate isomerase, whose product MYIKYCGFTRQQDVEAACTCPINAIGFVMYPKSERYAEMSTVQKLAAYVPEYIDRVAVVVNMPLSRVSHLLYHTAVNTLQLHGDESVAYIQSLRLKHPGVKIIKALRADDYIVRQIRQYIDYVDVLLIDTPSQHYGGAGTPFDWNLLADISMEKMIIAGGLNDETLPKLMCYLPKVWGVDIASGIEDKEKGQKSYKKMLQMSQYLRGDL is encoded by the coding sequence ATGTACATAAAATATTGTGGATTTACTCGACAACAAGACGTAGAAGCTGCATGTACGTGTCCGATTAATGCAATTGGTTTTGTGATGTATCCGAAAAGTGAACGCTATGCGGAGATGTCGACAGTACAAAAGCTAGCAGCATATGTCCCTGAATATATCGACCGTGTTGCTGTGGTCGTCAATATGCCGTTAAGTCGTGTGTCCCACTTACTGTATCATACGGCAGTTAACACCTTACAATTACACGGAGATGAATCTGTGGCGTATATACAATCTTTGCGCCTGAAACATCCAGGAGTCAAGATAATTAAAGCACTCAGGGCGGATGATTATATTGTGAGGCAGATTAGACAGTACATTGACTATGTGGACGTTCTATTGATTGATACGCCTTCGCAACATTATGGTGGTGCGGGAACGCCTTTTGATTGGAATTTATTAGCGGATATATCAATGGAGAAGATGATAATAGCTGGAGGATTGAATGATGAAACGCTCCCCAAACTGATGTGTTATTTGCCTAAGGTATGGGGTGTTGATATCGCAAGTGGTATTGAAGATAAAGAAAAAGGTCAGAAATCATACAAAAAAATGTTACAGATGAGTCAGTATTTGAGAGGAGATTTATAA
- the trpC gene encoding indole-3-glycerol phosphate synthase TrpC has product MTILDDIVTYKQSLLNEGYYDELLQRLPSVSVQHKGTLVDSVTQNERLDIIAEIKSKSPSVSDIPTRDLMTQVTAYTEAGASAISILTDERYFGGSFERLAELTQHTHLPVLCKDFIIHHKQIDVAHHVGASIILLIVHILTDDALETLYQYARHKGLEVIVEVHDREELARALRIRPTFIGVNNRDLRTFQTDVQHTVKVLAGQQDVEGVHYISESGIRTSEDVESLICAGIDGVLVGETLMKASDVTETLQSLRGYKEKRRCT; this is encoded by the coding sequence ATGACAATATTAGACGATATTGTTACTTATAAACAAAGCTTATTGAATGAGGGATATTATGATGAATTGTTGCAAAGGTTACCGAGTGTATCTGTACAACATAAAGGTACATTAGTGGATAGCGTAACTCAAAATGAACGTTTAGATATTATTGCCGAAATCAAGTCGAAAAGTCCGTCTGTATCAGATATTCCTACACGTGATCTGATGACTCAAGTGACAGCCTATACAGAGGCAGGTGCTTCGGCTATTTCCATTTTAACGGATGAGCGGTATTTTGGTGGGAGCTTTGAGCGTTTAGCAGAATTAACACAGCATACCCACTTACCTGTATTGTGCAAAGATTTTATCATTCATCACAAGCAAATTGATGTTGCGCATCATGTCGGTGCATCGATCATTTTATTGATCGTACATATATTAACGGATGATGCACTCGAAACTTTATATCAATATGCGCGACACAAAGGGTTAGAGGTGATTGTAGAGGTACACGATAGAGAAGAATTAGCACGTGCGCTACGCATACGACCTACATTTATCGGTGTGAACAATCGGGATTTGCGTACATTCCAGACAGATGTTCAACATACGGTAAAGGTATTAGCAGGACAGCAAGATGTAGAAGGTGTCCATTATATTTCTGAAAGTGGTATTCGTACGTCAGAAGATGTCGAGTCACTCATATGTGCAGGTATTGATGGTGTATTAGTGGGCGAAACTTTGATGAAGGCATCTGATGTAACAGAGACGCTACAAAGTTTGAGAGGTTATAAGGAGAAAAGAAGATGTACATAA
- the trpD gene encoding anthranilate phosphoribosyltransferase, translating to MLLKQLMQRNELDMQQMQGFTELLLSETAAVEDKVALLTAFTMKGETSNELYSLSHKLIHMMYPEQPYLPESLCVCGTGGDGSNSFNISTTVAFVVAAAGATVIKHGNKSVTSRSGSIDILQALEVPTTLVVDVERQVADTHLAFLSAAETYPIMRHIQPIRRYLPVPTIFNIVGPIINPFKLDYQVMGVYDESKMSTVAQTLLQLGRKRALVVHGAQGMDEATLSGDNIIMEVDCNHGIHAYTLNAQDVGLRYADDEALIGGTPEENKRITLSILKGEDRSCRRDVILLNAGLALYAAQRVNTIAEGVKKAEETIDSGAAYQQYEQSKGVNV from the coding sequence ATGTTACTCAAACAATTAATGCAGCGAAATGAATTAGATATGCAACAGATGCAAGGTTTTACAGAATTATTATTGTCTGAAACAGCAGCTGTTGAGGATAAAGTCGCATTATTAACCGCATTCACCATGAAAGGAGAGACGTCGAATGAATTGTACAGCTTAAGTCACAAGCTGATTCATATGATGTATCCTGAACAACCCTATTTACCTGAAAGTCTATGCGTGTGTGGTACAGGGGGAGATGGTTCGAATAGTTTTAACATTTCTACTACTGTTGCATTTGTTGTAGCTGCAGCTGGGGCAACAGTGATCAAACATGGTAATAAAAGTGTGACATCTCGTTCTGGAAGTATTGATATATTACAAGCATTAGAAGTACCGACGACACTTGTTGTAGATGTAGAACGGCAAGTAGCAGATACACATCTTGCCTTTTTAAGTGCGGCAGAAACATATCCAATTATGCGCCATATTCAGCCTATCCGACGATACTTGCCTGTACCAACGATCTTTAATATTGTCGGCCCCATTATTAATCCTTTTAAACTAGATTATCAAGTAATGGGTGTATATGACGAATCTAAGATGTCAACTGTTGCGCAAACATTATTACAACTTGGACGCAAAAGGGCTTTGGTTGTTCATGGTGCACAAGGTATGGACGAGGCCACTTTATCAGGGGATAACATAATTATGGAAGTGGACTGCAATCACGGTATTCATGCATATACATTAAATGCACAAGATGTTGGCTTGCGTTATGCAGATGATGAAGCACTGATTGGAGGGACTCCAGAAGAAAATAAGCGCATTACACTTAGTATTTTAAAAGGTGAAGATCGATCATGTCGTCGAGATGTCATACTCCTTAATGCAGGGTTAGCACTTTATGCTGCGCAACGTGTAAATACGATTGCAGAAGGAGTCAAAAAGGCCGAAGAAACTATTGATAGTGGGGCAGCTTATCAACAATATGAACAGAGTAAGGGTGTGAATGTATGA
- a CDS encoding aminodeoxychorismate/anthranilate synthase component II, giving the protein MILVIDNYDSFTYNLVDLLQVHDEVAVVYPDAPDVLTYHPKAVVLSPGPGHPNDNDTLTRIIKHYHHLPILGICLGAQALYHYYGGNVIVGERIVHGKLDQLIFEHPSRLYDNISEYSDIMRYHSLVCQRESLPDTLVVTSRTTDCIQSFEHKQSLHFGVQYHPESFASSDVADIVTNFIRIIKEERGDSNVTQTINAAK; this is encoded by the coding sequence ATGATACTTGTTATTGATAATTATGATTCTTTTACATATAACCTTGTAGATTTGTTGCAAGTACATGATGAAGTCGCCGTTGTTTACCCTGATGCGCCAGATGTGTTGACCTATCATCCTAAAGCTGTTGTATTATCTCCGGGTCCCGGTCACCCTAATGATAATGATACGCTAACACGTATTATTAAGCACTATCATCATCTTCCGATATTGGGTATCTGTTTAGGTGCGCAAGCTTTATATCATTATTATGGTGGCAATGTCATAGTGGGAGAACGTATCGTACATGGTAAGCTAGATCAACTTATTTTTGAGCATCCATCAAGACTTTACGATAATATATCAGAATATTCAGATATTATGCGATACCATTCGCTCGTGTGTCAGCGAGAATCATTGCCAGACACATTGGTTGTCACATCACGCACCACAGACTGTATTCAATCTTTTGAACACAAGCAGTCTTTACATTTTGGTGTGCAATATCATCCAGAGTCATTTGCAAGTTCAGACGTTGCAGATATAGTTACAAACTTTATTCGGATTATTAAAGAGGAAAGGGGTGACTCCAATGTTACTCAAACAATTAATGCAGCGAAATGA
- a CDS encoding anthranilate synthase component I — MEVCYQILDAPVNPETLARHKPHKILFESATTAQTKGRYSMLAFDAYGEVILTDAMLTIVTPECKEVINNRPFDALKNVVNQKKVHIENPELAALPFVSGFMGGFGFDFVRHAYPVLQQYEIDGEGEDVHLYMVESLYVFDHYQEQVYVIATNLFSHETSSQLEIRLQQMIDEFQAVILFEQPVIAPLSEKHITTSVDEETFKQYVSDFKTLIQQGDMFQVVPSRIYQYEHHFGQYLNDYTFKLFQRLKRKNPSPYLFYVNMGGQILVGSSPESFVKVKNLEVMTNPIAGTTRRGQDSAEDEQLALALLADEKELSEHRMLVDLGRNDILRIAQPGSLKIPKLMTIERYEHVMHIVSEVTGRLASDFSPIDVIASLLPTGTVSGAPKLRAIQRIYEQQTVRRGIYSGGVGYINCNHNLDLALAIRTMVIDETYVRVEAGCGVVYDSVPDKELKETELKAKSLLEVTL, encoded by the coding sequence ATGGAAGTATGTTATCAAATATTAGATGCGCCAGTGAATCCCGAAACATTAGCGCGTCATAAACCCCATAAAATATTATTTGAAAGTGCGACAACAGCACAAACTAAGGGGCGCTACTCGATGTTAGCTTTTGATGCCTATGGTGAGGTTATATTGACGGATGCGATGTTGACGATTGTGACACCAGAATGTAAAGAAGTGATCAACAATCGTCCCTTTGATGCGCTGAAGAATGTAGTGAACCAAAAGAAAGTTCATATTGAAAACCCAGAACTTGCGGCATTACCTTTTGTATCAGGTTTTATGGGAGGATTTGGTTTTGATTTTGTTCGTCATGCTTATCCAGTGTTACAACAATATGAGATTGATGGCGAAGGTGAAGATGTGCATTTGTATATGGTTGAGTCGCTTTATGTATTTGATCATTATCAAGAACAAGTTTATGTTATTGCGACAAACTTATTTTCTCATGAGACATCGTCACAATTAGAAATACGCTTACAACAGATGATAGATGAATTTCAAGCGGTTATCTTGTTTGAACAGCCGGTCATCGCACCATTATCGGAAAAGCACATTACAACGTCTGTTGATGAGGAAACATTTAAGCAATATGTTTCTGACTTTAAAACATTGATTCAACAAGGGGATATGTTTCAAGTTGTGCCATCTCGTATTTATCAATATGAACATCATTTTGGTCAATATTTGAATGATTATACATTTAAGTTATTTCAACGATTAAAGCGAAAAAATCCGAGTCCATACTTGTTTTATGTCAATATGGGTGGACAGATTTTAGTAGGAAGTTCTCCGGAAAGTTTTGTTAAAGTTAAAAATTTAGAAGTGATGACCAATCCCATTGCTGGAACGACGAGACGTGGTCAAGATTCAGCAGAAGATGAACAACTTGCATTGGCGCTGTTAGCTGATGAGAAAGAATTGAGTGAACACCGTATGCTTGTGGATTTAGGACGCAATGATATTTTAAGAATAGCACAGCCTGGATCTTTAAAAATTCCCAAGTTGATGACGATTGAACGATATGAACATGTTATGCATATTGTGAGCGAAGTGACAGGGCGTTTAGCATCAGACTTTTCACCTATAGATGTGATTGCAAGTTTGTTGCCAACAGGAACAGTTTCAGGCGCACCTAAGTTAAGAGCCATACAGCGCATTTACGAGCAACAAACCGTAAGGCGAGGGATATATAGTGGAGGGGTAGGTTATATTAATTGCAATCATAATTTAGATTTAGCACTGGCTATCCGTACAATGGTAATTGACGAAACATATGTCCGCGTAGAAGCTGGATGTGGTGTCGTCTATGATTCTGTACCTGATAAAGAACTCAAAGAAACGGAATTGAAAGCTAAAAGTTTATTGGAGGTGACGTTATGA
- a CDS encoding putative hydro-lyase produces MNLSTLTPTEARRMIRYKDITQATSGIAHGFIQANVVILPERYAYDFVKFCHRNPKSCPLLDISETGATSFPDFAPHADIRYDVGRYRVYRYGTFVEEIDHIAHLYTKDMVSFLIGCSFSFEHALLQAGIPVRHIEEGHNVPMYVTNIPTKPAGIFHGPVTVSMRPMTPTQAIRATEITNHYRATHGTPIHLGDPQTIGIANLSQPDFGEPVTLREGEVPVFWGCGVTPQSVALQTKPELVITHAPGHMFITDKQEIHLKN; encoded by the coding sequence ATGAATCTTTCAACCTTAACACCTACTGAAGCACGTCGCATGATTCGTTATAAGGACATCACACAAGCTACCAGTGGCATTGCCCATGGCTTTATCCAAGCAAATGTCGTTATTTTGCCTGAGCGATATGCTTATGATTTTGTCAAGTTTTGTCATCGCAATCCGAAATCATGTCCACTCCTTGATATTTCTGAAACCGGCGCAACCTCTTTCCCAGATTTTGCACCACACGCAGATATACGCTATGATGTTGGGCGTTATCGTGTTTATCGATATGGGACATTTGTAGAGGAAATAGATCATATTGCCCATTTATACACTAAAGATATGGTTAGTTTTTTAATCGGTTGCAGCTTTTCATTTGAACACGCCTTACTCCAAGCTGGCATTCCAGTAAGGCATATCGAAGAAGGGCATAATGTCCCGATGTATGTCACTAACATCCCTACTAAACCAGCTGGTATTTTCCATGGTCCTGTCACCGTGAGTATGCGTCCAATGACACCTACACAGGCCATCCGAGCAACCGAAATCACAAATCATTATCGTGCAACACATGGGACGCCTATACATCTCGGTGACCCTCAAACAATCGGCATTGCAAACTTATCACAGCCTGACTTTGGAGAACCTGTAACTTTGCGAGAAGGTGAAGTTCCTGTCTTTTGGGGCTGTGGGGTAACACCTCAATCTGTTGCCTTACAAACCAAGCCCGAACTTGTCATCACCCATGCACCCGGACATATGTTTATTACAGACAAGCAAGAGATACATTTAAAAAATTAA
- a CDS encoding YeiH family protein: MTKIKGLLLTMSIAIISTYLGKYFPIVGSAVFAIVIGMLINNLWRVPQSFTPGIRYSSKKILHYSIITLGFTLSFQSIGSIGLKSLPILILTLFICFGIVILLIKLLKIDTDTGILIGVGTSICGGSAIAATSPVIRAREDVIALSLSTVFLFNLVGVIIFPPIGHLFNMNQETFGFFAGTAINDTSSVVAASAVYGHEALEVATIVKLTRTLFIIPITIGLAIWMAKHNTSHTHTTRSWYKAIPSFIIWFLIAALISSIFHFSTPMITLFKQLALFLITIALAGVGLTVKFSQFKRAGLKPVLLGLLTWTALIIASLILLKIIGML, from the coding sequence ATGACTAAAATAAAAGGATTACTCCTCACAATGAGTATTGCAATCATATCAACATATCTTGGCAAATACTTTCCAATTGTTGGCAGTGCTGTTTTTGCAATAGTCATCGGTATGTTAATTAACAATTTATGGCGTGTACCTCAATCCTTTACACCCGGTATTCGATATAGCAGTAAAAAGATTTTGCATTACAGCATTATTACTCTCGGATTCACATTAAGCTTTCAATCCATTGGATCCATTGGGCTCAAATCCTTACCTATATTAATCTTAACGCTCTTCATCTGCTTCGGTATCGTGATATTGCTCATTAAGTTGTTAAAAATCGACACTGATACAGGTATTTTGATCGGAGTAGGTACATCGATATGCGGCGGTTCTGCCATCGCTGCAACAAGTCCTGTGATTCGCGCACGAGAAGACGTCATTGCATTAAGTTTATCTACCGTTTTTCTTTTTAATTTAGTAGGTGTTATCATCTTCCCACCCATTGGTCATCTCTTTAACATGAATCAGGAAACATTCGGCTTTTTTGCAGGGACAGCCATCAATGACACATCAAGTGTTGTCGCGGCTAGTGCGGTTTATGGGCATGAAGCATTAGAAGTTGCAACGATTGTCAAATTAACACGCACACTCTTTATCATCCCTATTACAATTGGATTGGCAATATGGATGGCTAAACATAACACGTCTCACACCCATACAACACGTTCTTGGTATAAAGCCATTCCTTCATTTATTATTTGGTTTTTAATCGCAGCACTCATCAGTTCAATCTTTCATTTTTCGACACCTATGATTACGTTATTTAAACAACTCGCACTTTTCCTCATCACAATTGCCCTTGCAGGTGTAGGATTAACTGTAAAATTTAGCCAGTTCAAACGTGCAGGACTTAAACCCGTCTTACTTGGTCTACTCACTTGGACTGCACTCATCATTGCTAGCCTCATCTTGCTTAAAATTATTGGCATGTTATAA